atttctcttcccAAATGTTCAGCTAACAAAGAGAAATCCTAATCAAAGattaatcttttttctttaaacttgtttcctttaaattttaaacaccAAACTTATTTCACAATAATTTTGAACATTTGATCTTAAACCCTTCTCCATTGTCAACGAACTAATCCATTGACTTTGTACAAGTGTTCATTTGATAAAATGAATAAGATCTTGAGGAAAGTCAAAACTAATAATTTGTTTGTGTTATTCTTCTTGATATTTCTCCTTTATTTATCACTTTCAAGTGCTCAACTCTCACCTCGTTTATTAGATGTTCATCTTCAAGATTTGGCCTTTAAGAATCTTTTCAATCCAAGAACTGGGGTGTCTTATGATGCTCGTGTCCCCACCAACCTAACAGGGATAAAAGTTTCAGCAATGAGGCTTAGGAGTGATAGTTTGAGGACTAGGGGTGTGCTCAACTACAAAGAGTTTAAGATCCCAATTGGGGTTATTGAGAAACCTTATGTGGAAAGGCTTGTGTTGGTGTACCAGAACTTGGGAAACTGGTCTCATACATTTTACCCTTTACCTGGTTATTCATATTTGACTCCTGTTTTGGGTCTCTTAGCCTACAGTGGTGATAATTTGTCTGCTTCAACTTTACCTGAATTGAATATAAAGATTGTTGATAGGTCAGTTTTAGTTCATTTCCTTGATATGAAACCAGTACCAATTGGAGCATTGGCCAGGTGTGTGCGTTTTGGTTTGCAAGGTTCTGTTCACTTTGACATCCTATTACCTGGGAATGTGTGTTCAACAATGCAGCAAGGACATTTCTCCATAGTTGTGGAGACAAATGCCCCATCACCAGGACCTTTTGGTTGTAGGAAAGTTCAATTTGGTGagaagaataataaaaatatgaagattGTGTTGTTGATTAGTGGGATTTTGTTGGTGGTGATTATTTTGGGACTATTGGTTGTTGGAGTGATAATACACAAAAAGGGATCATCAAGGGTACAAGAATTGGATCGTGAAGTTGAAAACAATGAAATTTTGGATATGACTTTTATTGGTGACATCAAAGTACCATTTGCATTTGGGACTCGAACACAACCAGTGATAGAACATGAATATTTTGCTTAAATTTATGgcatttttgtttcttctcttctaaatatacatttttattcaatattagtTCGAATTGATGTCTTAAAATGTTTTGTCGAGTTTCATACTttcaattctaaaaaaaatagaattatatatttCACCTTCATTTATTTGTTAGTTTAtgcatcaaattttaattaaacataaagtTTTTCACtatcttttactttttgtagttgcttattattttaataaagaaatgaaTACAATTAATTTCAAATGTTGATTTCATTCTAATGGTTTCAACTCATTTGATTTAATTGCTTAAATTGAaatgtaagattttttttatctctgaTATATAATGTTAgcttaaatatatgaatttcGTATATCAAATtctaaagttttgaaatatgaCATGAGATTGTTAGTGTAAATGGTTTTTGTTGGATAAACAAAAAgtagttatttaatatttatatactttaaaaacataaatataacataatcttctatttattgatttatatgGGTATGATATTGCTTTTACTTATTATGCCTAAGGAAGgtatagaatataaaaaaatataatagtgtATTCAAAGTCTCTAATCACTAACAAACGACTAAATAGATAATAAGGAAGAAATGAGTTCGTGTACCTAATCTACATGTGTAAGGGTCCATCATAGGTAGAAACTCCAAGATTTGAGGATTGTGCATTTATCACACTGCAACTACATAATTAGGATCAACAATCATTTtagaaaaaagtgaaattataatttttttatttaatctattaaaaattaatcaataccattaatatattgttaattatatgctaacatattattaaaaaccATATAAGAACAACGtgtattaaagttaattatgaTGTACATTATTAATATCTTACCTAAATTAGTAAgtatatatacttatttatagTAGTGCTTTTACAAGcaattaaatacatattaatcttcaactaaaactctttaacttttaaaaactcAAGAACCaaatctataattaaaatttaacaggatttaaaattgtatatttgtGAAATTGTAAGAATAAAAAGAGTAAGCTAATATAAATAGGACTTAGTTTAATATTGAAAACTAATACTACTCTTGTTTCTCTATTCTTGGTCGAAATTATTATATCCAGTTTTCACTCGTTACTAACAATTTTAcgaataaaagataaaaggtCGGTTTAAAGGCAAaagtgtgtgtgtatatatatatatatatatatatatatatatatatatatatatatatatatggcttTGTTAACTAGTATAAgctttttttcagttggtacattttagccatgtgtatcgggttttagtagacaaaaatactctcatatactatggattctaagttttaaggtcaaaaatatttgaataattttcattctcaaaactaaaaagaaaaccagaaacccccaaacccttactcacattcctcatttctctcaacccttttcttttatctttctcaGTATAACATTTTTTCTGTCATCCCTATTATAACtccaactgaaaaaatcagaaacactcgcctAACCCTAATCTACCTTCTTCACTTATCCAATTCACTCACACACAGTAACCCGCGACACTGCAATTTATTTCTCTTGCtttgttcgttcatttgttttccactttaataacaaaataattgatgatgttgatgttgatttttgattggagggttgtgttatatttttttctttctgattgttattaaatttcgtttttaaattttagaattagtagTTTATCTCTAGaaagatttgatattttgactaTTAAGTTGTTCGAAAACCCTTACGTGGAAAGGGAATTCTAGAAGGGGTAAGTCATTGTTCACAAAATGGATTTCTGAACTCAgctcttaaaaataaatctaaaaacatatttttcgcTGAAAACAATATCTCGAAATATACTTTTCACATTCCTGCATATAACCAACGTAAAAAAATGAAGCTTCTGCACATTGTACTAAATGATTTAACAAGAACAAATTATTGAAGAGAATTATGAACAaagaaaattgttgttgttgattctGTCACCTTATTCAGAAAAAAGACCATGGCTCATTAAAGCCTAAATGATGATGAAGGAATTCCACGTTATTCAGATTTGCTCAATGTAAACCCTTGTTTTCATCAACAACTGTAACTGAGGTGTGCCTACTTACATGAAACTCATTTCAATTTCAAACCTTATTAACGGTAGTCTTATCTTCGTTTTTTAGCATTCAAAACGTTTTAGATGTGCTATAACATCAACTTCATCTAGATTTCTTCCAGCTACTGCATTATTATCCTCTTTATTAATACTACTTTGAATGTTTCATATTGATaagcatattttcatttcatttttgtaaaaaaaaataaaaatattctaacaaattactcaataaaatattcttttattgagTAGTTTCCAAGAAGAACTGAATTAATAtaccaactaattaaaaatcaatcagAAATTAGTAAACTAGTCATAATAAACCTGTTAGCTCTTAGTTGGACTAGAAAATTACTTTCCAAAAGTAAATCGCAtcatgtaagtttattttaaacaattcacatCTCCAACTTGTTTGGTCAATATAAACATGATGTTGTCATTCTGAATTATCATTTACCGCagaagtgaaattaagaaaaacaaaatgcactaaatttcaaattgaaatttaaacttaataaatttgttaccaTCACGCTCATAGTTTAACTTCTACTCCTttcatttctatgattttattaaaattataaacatcaTGTTGTCATTCTAATTTATCATTTGCCACagaagtaaaattaaaaaaaaaaaacgcactgaatttcaaattggaatttaaacttaataaatttgttactaTCACGCTCATAGTTTAACTTCTACTCCTttcatttctatgattttatcaaaattggtattaagaaactaaatgctTTGCAACTATTATGGGTTGATGCTAACGTCTTTTCGTGGAGgggtttcttattttttttagttttgaaattattgtagattttagttttttacaaatttaataacaataggGATGTGAAAAGATATAACACAAccctttaataaaaaataaacatcaacatcatcaattattttgttattaaagtgaaaagtaaatgaacgaacagagcaagagcaacaaattgTGGCGTCGCGGGTTGCTGTGTGTGGATGTGAGAGACGATGGAGATGATAGAGGAACAAATTGATAAGTGAGGAAGATGGATTAGGGTTAggtgagtgtttctgattttttcagttggggctacAATAGGGATGAGagagaaaatgttagagtgagaaagatgaaagtgaaagggttgagagaaacgagagaggtgagtaagggtttgggggttttttgttttctttagttttgagaatgaaaattattcaattacctttaaccttaaaacttataattcatAGTATATGAGAGTATTTAACTCTCAGtatacattgctaaaatgtaccaactgaaaaaagagCGTACCACAAGTTACCAAaccctttatatatatatatatatatatatatatatatatatatatatatatatatatatatatatatatatatatatattaattgaaacaTACATGCAATtaatagtaattattaaaagtCTATTAATTCCAAAAATctacaaattcaaaatattttacttcAATTTTAAGTATTTGGAATAtgaacataatatttaaaatgatagtataaaattattggAGTATTCTTTCCAGGAAGAGAATACAAACAGAGTGATGTACGTTATATTACAAACTTGTACGatctttttaaacaaaatttaaatacaaataagtTTTAGTtacaagtaaattttaattgtaataatttACAAAGGGATTATCATTTACCATAAATTTTGAAGGTTATAATCCtcctatttaattatattttttaataaa
This window of the Vigna angularis cultivar LongXiaoDou No.4 chromosome 7, ASM1680809v1, whole genome shotgun sequence genome carries:
- the LOC108336630 gene encoding uncharacterized protein LOC108336630, which encodes MNKILRKVKTNNLFVLFFLIFLLYLSLSSAQLSPRLLDVHLQDLAFKNLFNPRTGVSYDARVPTNLTGIKVSAMRLRSDSLRTRGVLNYKEFKIPIGVIEKPYVERLVLVYQNLGNWSHTFYPLPGYSYLTPVLGLLAYSGDNLSASTLPELNIKIVDRSVLVHFLDMKPVPIGALARCVRFGLQGSVHFDILLPGNVCSTMQQGHFSIVVETNAPSPGPFGCRKVQFGEKNNKNMKIVLLISGILLVVIILGLLVVGVIIHKKGSSRVQELDREVENNEILDMTFIGDIKVPFAFGTRTQPVIEHEYFA